A stretch of the Candidatus Jettenia sp. AMX2 genome encodes the following:
- the cas2 gene encoding CRISPR-associated endonuclease Cas2: protein MPYLIVTYDIGEERVNKIRKILKKYFMWVQNSVFEGDITLGKLEQCKVELRDVIETDKDSIYFYSLENRLNYRKVVLGIEKEMTGNIL, encoded by the coding sequence ATGCCGTATTTAATTGTTACCTACGATATTGGGGAAGAGAGGGTCAACAAAATAAGGAAAATACTAAAGAAGTACTTCATGTGGGTACAAAATTCGGTTTTTGAGGGGGATATAACCCTGGGAAAGCTTGAGCAGTGTAAGGTGGAACTGCGCGATGTTATCGAGACCGATAAGGATTCCATCTATTTTTACAGCCTGGAAAACAGGCTGAATTACCGTAAGGTTGTTCTTGGCATTGAAAAGGAAATGACAGGAAATATTTTGTAG
- the cas1b gene encoding type I-B CRISPR-associated endonuclease Cas1b, whose amino-acid sequence MTRSYYIFSNGRIKRQENTLYIENDKGEKKAIPVEDVNTIHLFGEVDLNTKLLNFLSQQNKTVHIYNYYGFYAGSFMPRDRNVSGELTVRQVEHYLNPEHRFFVAISFVEGAMFHIARNLREYSNTVDFRKQIETEQANASKSRTISELMGCEGRARDVYYQAFNAILKEDFIMEKREKRPPTNPINALISFGNSMIYSTVLSEIYHTQLNPTISYLHEPRERRYSLSLDIAEIFKPLIVDPIIFKLVNNNMVKLEDFEEDVNYCYLNEGGRKKFLKEFDQKLTTTIKHRKLKRNVSYRTLIRLECYKLIKHFLGDEIYVPFKAWW is encoded by the coding sequence ATGACCAGATCATACTACATATTTTCTAACGGCCGTATTAAAAGACAGGAAAATACCCTTTATATCGAAAATGATAAGGGTGAGAAAAAGGCTATTCCGGTGGAGGATGTTAACACGATCCACCTCTTTGGAGAGGTTGACCTCAATACAAAGCTGCTCAATTTCCTGTCACAGCAGAATAAGACCGTCCATATCTATAACTACTACGGTTTCTATGCCGGTAGTTTTATGCCAAGGGACAGGAATGTGTCGGGTGAATTGACCGTCAGGCAGGTGGAACATTACCTTAATCCAGAACACCGTTTCTTCGTCGCCATTTCCTTTGTTGAGGGCGCCATGTTCCATATTGCAAGGAATTTACGGGAATATTCAAATACGGTAGATTTCCGGAAACAGATTGAGACTGAACAGGCCAATGCAAGCAAGTCAAGAACTATCAGTGAACTTATGGGATGCGAAGGACGGGCGAGAGATGTTTATTATCAGGCGTTCAATGCTATTCTGAAAGAGGATTTTATAATGGAAAAACGCGAGAAAAGGCCGCCTACCAACCCCATTAATGCACTGATATCGTTCGGCAATTCCATGATCTATTCAACCGTGCTTTCTGAGATATACCACACGCAGCTTAACCCCACAATAAGTTATCTGCATGAACCACGGGAAAGGCGATACTCTTTGAGCCTTGATATAGCAGAGATTTTTAAGCCGCTTATTGTTGATCCCATTATTTTCAAACTGGTGAATAACAATATGGTAAAGCTTGAAGATTTTGAGGAAGATGTCAATTACTGTTATTTGAATGAGGGTGGCCGGAAGAAATTTCTCAAAGAGTTTGATCAGAAACTGACAACTACTATCAAGCACAGAAAATTAAAGAGGAACGTCTCGTACAGGACGCTTATCAGGCTTGAGTGTTATAAGCTGATAAAACATTTTCTTGGCGATGAGATTTACGTTCCGTTTAAGGCATGGTGGTGA